One region of Mycolicibacterium insubricum genomic DNA includes:
- a CDS encoding pseudouridine synthase, whose amino-acid sequence MTRRRRVAPLPDRDGVSAARVRLHGGCVYDELTRRFGGEAGAKVLSGEVLSSDGTVIAADTVLPEGEVVYLYRELPDEVEVPFDLPVLHRDADILVVDKPHFLATMPRGSHVVQTALVRLRRELDLPELSPAHRLDRLTAGVLLFTVRPEIRGVYQTLFARGEVRKVYLARAGVDPAVDFPLTLRSRIIKERSRLQAFEVPGEPNAETFAEHLGDGLYRLTPRTGQTHQLRVHMSSLGLPILGDPLYPEVIDVAPDDFSTPLQLLSRTLEFDDPLTGERRRFVSGRVLDGASPTSA is encoded by the coding sequence GTGACGCGACGGCGCCGGGTCGCGCCGCTGCCCGACCGCGACGGGGTGTCCGCGGCGCGGGTCCGGCTGCACGGCGGATGTGTGTACGACGAGCTGACCCGACGGTTCGGCGGCGAGGCGGGCGCGAAAGTCCTTTCCGGAGAGGTGCTTTCTTCCGACGGCACGGTGATTGCGGCCGACACCGTGCTGCCGGAGGGGGAGGTCGTCTACCTGTACCGGGAGCTGCCCGACGAGGTCGAGGTGCCGTTCGACCTCCCGGTACTCCACCGCGACGCGGACATCCTGGTGGTGGACAAGCCGCACTTTCTTGCCACCATGCCGCGCGGATCGCACGTCGTGCAGACGGCTCTGGTGCGCCTGCGGCGGGAGTTGGATCTGCCCGAGCTCTCACCCGCGCACCGGCTGGACCGGTTGACCGCGGGGGTGCTGCTGTTCACCGTGCGCCCCGAGATCCGGGGGGTGTATCAGACGCTGTTCGCCCGCGGCGAGGTGCGCAAGGTGTATCTGGCCCGCGCCGGTGTGGATCCGGCGGTGGACTTTCCGCTGACCCTGCGGTCGCGGATCATCAAGGAGCGCAGCCGGTTACAAGCATTCGAAGTGCCGGGGGAGCCCAACGCCGAGACATTCGCGGAGCACCTCGGCGACGGGCTCTACCGGCTGACCCCGCGTACTGGGCAGACCCACCAGCTGCGGGTGCACATGTCCTCGCTGGGTCTGCCGATCCTCGGGGATCCGTTGTACCCGGAGGTGATCGACGTCGCCCCCGACGACTTCTCCACGCCGCTGCAACTTTTGTCGCGCACACTGGAGTTCGACGACCCGCTGACCGGTGAGCGCCGTCGGTTCGTCAGCGGGCGGGTGTTGGACGGGGCCTCGCCGACGTCCGCATAA
- a CDS encoding nitroreductase family deazaflavin-dependent oxidoreductase, with amino-acid sequence MTAIGDLGARLLRNRRLVRAPIWLFRARAGALLGSRMLMLEHVGRTTGQLRYVVLEVVDHPSVDTYVVASGFGTKAQWFRNICANPNARVWVKSHRPAAAVARVLDQPAADRALDTFRTRHPRYWDQFRHVVEETLGQPIGDTDIPLPMVELRLER; translated from the coding sequence ATGACGGCGATCGGCGACCTCGGCGCTCGGCTGCTGCGAAACCGACGCCTAGTCCGCGCCCCGATCTGGCTCTTCCGAGCTCGCGCCGGAGCGCTGCTGGGCTCTCGCATGCTGATGCTCGAGCACGTCGGCCGCACGACGGGTCAACTGCGCTACGTGGTGCTGGAAGTCGTCGACCACCCGAGCGTCGACACCTACGTCGTAGCTTCGGGATTCGGTACGAAAGCCCAGTGGTTCCGGAACATCTGCGCCAACCCGAACGCCAGGGTGTGGGTCAAAAGCCACCGGCCCGCGGCAGCCGTTGCCCGGGTGCTGGATCAACCGGCTGCCGACCGCGCTCTCGACACGTTCAGGACACGTCATCCCAGGTACTGGGATCAGTTCAGGCATGTTGTCGAAGAGACACTTGGCCAGCCAATCGGCGACACCGACATCCCGTTGCCGATGGTCGAACTGCGGCTAGAGCGATAG
- a CDS encoding TetR/AcrR family transcriptional regulator, translating to MRLPLGDDRTARARIRDEALRLFAERGTDAVTMRDIAAAATVSPALLVRHYGSKDGLVAAVDDHVVTVLEVVIAAITRQPDGVSPAAVPALLEALGAHLPSDSPVPAYLSRLLAGSSPVGSAVFARLFEISRSGLDAMVEAGVAAPGQDTAVRSAVLLANDLAMLTLRPRLTEVLGFDPLSTDGMKRWAAEVFTIYSDGLGSADKPAEDVRG from the coding sequence ATGCGTTTACCTCTCGGGGACGACCGGACGGCACGGGCCCGCATCCGCGACGAAGCGCTCCGCCTGTTCGCCGAACGGGGAACGGACGCCGTCACGATGCGTGATATCGCGGCGGCCGCCACCGTGTCACCGGCTCTGCTGGTGCGGCACTACGGGTCAAAAGACGGCCTGGTCGCGGCAGTCGACGATCACGTCGTGACGGTTCTGGAAGTGGTGATCGCAGCGATTACCCGGCAACCAGACGGCGTCAGCCCGGCCGCCGTGCCCGCCCTGCTTGAGGCCCTGGGCGCCCACCTGCCGTCTGATTCACCTGTGCCCGCCTACCTGAGCCGACTGCTGGCCGGCAGCAGCCCGGTCGGTTCGGCAGTGTTCGCCCGCCTCTTCGAGATCAGCAGGTCCGGACTGGACGCGATGGTCGAGGCCGGCGTGGCCGCCCCCGGCCAGGATACCGCGGTGCGCTCCGCGGTCCTGCTGGCCAACGACCTGGCGATGCTGACGCTGCGGCCCCGCCTGACCGAGGTGTTGGGCTTCGACCCGTTGTCGACAGACGGTATGAAACGTTGGGCCGCTGAGGTATTCACCATATATAGCGACGGACTCGGGTCCGCGGATAAACCCGCAGAGGATGTCCGCGGATAA
- a CDS encoding class I SAM-dependent methyltransferase has translation MTLERVRLQREQETMLMTLYLHALDARSPYPILGDPYAGPLLERIDYDFSRLDKLAGNLPVIVSRAKAIDDVVKSFLVAHPDAVVLHLGCGLDSRVLRIDPGPGVRWFELDQQPVMELRRRLVPERDGVSLLAASVTDPGWWSAVPAGRPTLVVGEGLLMYLSPNGLRMLIDAALTHRAVGTQMLVFDTVAPWVRRISQWQNNFRDAGTKFTSTTNDLDLVIGRHKGVALVDEQSLVSLARNATGGALGAVIGAVDAFGPGRRAMVLRTYAAPTST, from the coding sequence GTGACGCTGGAACGCGTTCGACTGCAGCGCGAGCAGGAAACCATGCTCATGACGCTGTACTTGCATGCCCTGGATGCGCGCTCGCCGTACCCCATCCTGGGGGATCCGTACGCTGGCCCGCTGCTGGAGCGTATCGACTACGACTTCAGTCGCCTGGACAAACTGGCTGGCAACCTACCGGTGATCGTCAGCCGCGCCAAGGCCATTGACGATGTGGTGAAGTCATTTCTCGTCGCTCATCCCGACGCGGTTGTTCTGCATCTGGGCTGCGGGCTGGATAGTCGTGTGCTGCGTATCGATCCCGGGCCGGGGGTGAGGTGGTTCGAACTCGATCAGCAGCCGGTCATGGAGCTACGTCGCAGACTCGTCCCCGAGCGCGACGGCGTGAGCCTGCTGGCGGCGTCGGTGACCGACCCAGGATGGTGGTCGGCGGTGCCCGCCGGCCGTCCGACGCTGGTGGTGGGGGAAGGGCTGCTGATGTATCTGTCACCCAACGGCCTAAGGATGCTGATTGACGCCGCTCTCACGCACCGCGCCGTCGGTACCCAGATGCTCGTTTTCGATACGGTGGCGCCCTGGGTGCGGCGAATCAGTCAGTGGCAAAACAACTTCCGTGATGCAGGAACCAAATTCACTTCCACCACCAACGACCTCGACCTTGTGATCGGCCGGCATAAGGGCGTGGCGCTGGTGGACGAACAGTCTTTGGTGTCGCTGGCGCGAAACGCAACTGGCGGAGCGCTGGGCGCTGTCATCGGCGCTGTCGATGCGTTCGGCCCAGGCCGTCGTGCGATGGTGCTGCGGACCTACGCGGCACCGACCAGCACGTAG
- a CDS encoding HNH endonuclease signature motif containing protein — protein MSSNEGLPTPEEPPGNPKDERLRVLFAQLGELCGQRNALDGQIVDIVAEIDHDGLWGSTGARSVAGLVAWKTGSTTANAVAITAIAHRVDEFPQCTRALRDGQLSLDQVGVIAAHAGKGSDAHYAQLASVATVAQLRTAVRLEPRPDTGPKPGPAPGISKIGGDDVDTWRIRLPHIESAKFAAALASHRDALLAQWSHDHPGHDPHDHEGHRHRTPAHGEHDGDRPPALPDSHAPVPTTLDAFLRLIQNSWDAESTARPHGQHTTVVVHLDADAKIANLHLGPLLSDADRQYLTCEATCEVWFHRDGTLIGAGHRTRTVNRRLRRALEHRDRTCVVPGCGATRGLHAHHLIHWESGGPTELWNLVLVCPYHHRLHHKGVITITGPADRLKVTDADGEELLPGSLAHPPQNPPPAVAHYPGPTGERANWWWYNPFQPQPPPAA, from the coding sequence ATGAGTTCGAATGAAGGGTTGCCGACCCCCGAGGAGCCTCCGGGGAACCCGAAGGACGAGCGGCTGCGTGTGCTGTTCGCCCAGCTCGGCGAGCTGTGTGGGCAGCGCAATGCCCTCGACGGGCAGATTGTGGATATCGTCGCCGAGATCGACCACGACGGACTGTGGGGCTCCACCGGCGCGCGGTCGGTGGCCGGGTTGGTGGCTTGGAAAACCGGCAGCACCACCGCGAATGCCGTCGCGATCACCGCCATCGCGCATCGGGTCGATGAGTTCCCCCAGTGCACTCGGGCGCTGCGCGACGGGCAACTGTCGCTCGATCAGGTCGGGGTCATCGCCGCCCACGCCGGCAAAGGCTCTGATGCCCACTATGCCCAACTTGCCTCGGTCGCCACCGTTGCCCAGTTGCGCACCGCCGTGAGACTGGAGCCCCGTCCCGATACCGGACCCAAACCCGGCCCGGCACCGGGGATCAGCAAGATCGGTGGCGACGATGTCGATACCTGGCGGATCCGACTGCCGCATATCGAGTCCGCGAAGTTCGCCGCCGCCCTCGCCTCGCACCGCGACGCCCTGCTCGCGCAGTGGTCTCATGATCATCCGGGGCATGATCCGCACGACCACGAGGGGCATCGCCACCGCACCCCGGCTCACGGTGAACACGACGGTGATCGGCCGCCGGCCCTGCCCGACAGCCACGCACCGGTGCCGACCACCCTGGATGCGTTCCTGCGGCTGATCCAGAACAGTTGGGACGCCGAATCCACCGCCCGCCCGCATGGCCAGCACACCACCGTCGTCGTCCACCTCGACGCAGACGCCAAGATCGCCAACTTGCACTTGGGTCCGCTGCTTTCGGATGCCGATCGCCAATACCTGACCTGCGAGGCAACCTGTGAGGTGTGGTTTCACCGCGACGGCACCCTCATCGGCGCCGGACACCGCACCCGCACCGTCAACCGCCGGCTGCGCCGCGCCCTGGAACACCGCGACCGCACTTGCGTGGTGCCCGGCTGCGGCGCTACCCGGGGCCTGCACGCACATCATCTGATCCACTGGGAAAGCGGCGGCCCCACCGAACTGTGGAACCTGGTACTCGTGTGCCCCTACCACCACCGGCTGCACCACAAAGGCGTAATCACCATCACCGGCCCCGCCGACCGCCTCAAAGTCACCGACGCCGACGGCGAAGAACTACTCCCGGGATCGCTGGCCCACCCGCCCCAGAACCCGCCCCCGGCCGTCGCACACTACCCCGGGCCGACCGGCGAACGTGCTAACTGGTGGTGGTACAACCCATTCCAACCTCAGCCGCCACCGGCGGCCTGA
- a CDS encoding alpha/beta fold hydrolase, translated as MHAIVDLIVAGAHEFRGLGSSPAPSCPSDAELKSVTVPTLVILSGRSRYHDAHGAATRARQHLMAGEVEIWPAASHSVAAEFAPEVDEAILRFIGRADQVARESHLLTSDGDGMQGHRDDGSTGANP; from the coding sequence ATGCATGCGATCGTCGACCTGATCGTGGCCGGCGCTCACGAATTTCGGGGACTGGGCTCGAGTCCTGCACCCAGCTGCCCAAGTGACGCCGAGCTCAAATCCGTGACTGTCCCGACACTTGTGATCCTCAGCGGGCGCAGCAGGTATCACGACGCGCACGGGGCAGCGACCCGCGCGCGTCAACACCTGATGGCCGGCGAGGTCGAAATATGGCCGGCTGCGTCGCATTCCGTGGCCGCAGAGTTCGCCCCTGAAGTAGACGAAGCCATTCTCCGTTTCATTGGGCGCGCTGACCAAGTGGCCCGCGAAAGCCATTTACTGACATCGGATGGTGATGGGATGCAGGGGCATCGGGACGACGGTTCTACGGGGGCCAATCCCTGA
- a CDS encoding alpha/beta fold hydrolase, protein MAASPTPRRSHDVATRFGTTRVYEHGHERAAPIVLLPAFWATSAMWAPNVAELAARHSVYCIDTIGQPGASVQTRPLQTPDDCAIWLDDVLTALDLRHVHLAGCSYGGWLAFNQSAHKPGRIATSVLIEPANVLARPRTKFKLTLVALLPVTPTRLARRAMAWALGNPPGG, encoded by the coding sequence ATGGCGGCGAGTCCCACTCCCCGCCGAAGCCACGACGTAGCGACGCGTTTCGGAACAACCAGGGTGTATGAACACGGGCACGAACGCGCGGCGCCCATCGTGTTGCTGCCGGCATTCTGGGCGACATCTGCGATGTGGGCCCCCAACGTCGCAGAGTTGGCGGCACGTCACTCGGTGTACTGCATCGACACGATCGGCCAACCCGGGGCAAGCGTGCAGACACGCCCCCTGCAGACACCGGACGACTGCGCAATCTGGCTCGATGATGTCCTGACCGCTCTCGACCTTCGGCACGTGCACCTCGCGGGCTGCTCCTACGGCGGCTGGCTGGCTTTCAATCAGAGCGCTCACAAACCCGGACGTATCGCCACGAGTGTGCTGATCGAACCGGCGAATGTACTTGCCCGGCCCAGAACAAAATTCAAACTCACCCTCGTCGCGCTGCTCCCGGTCACGCCCACGAGGCTGGCCCGCCGGGCTATGGCGTGGGCACTCGGGAACCCCCCCGGAGGATAA
- a CDS encoding DsbA family protein, with protein MCQGGRMKRSSRVAFLVAVLLAAVLWPANIESAHAAEAEPVGDVISIGSPDAPQHVELYLDPLCPYSGQMVRGQGAAIGQRIESGRLRVDLRLVAFLDKYSASTDYDRRAIDAAFTVADQSRTSATIWGFIEQIYAADQQPKEGGATDLTNDQLATLADRVGAPQSAQDMIRDGSPSSFDPGAIAAHNLDLLKQFPEPGVPLVVIAGKPLDGNSDWLTGLG; from the coding sequence ATGTGCCAAGGTGGAAGGATGAAACGGTCGTCTCGGGTCGCGTTCCTGGTTGCCGTGCTGCTTGCCGCAGTGCTGTGGCCTGCCAATATCGAATCGGCGCATGCGGCCGAGGCGGAGCCGGTCGGGGACGTCATCTCCATCGGCAGTCCGGACGCGCCGCAGCACGTCGAGCTGTATCTCGATCCGTTGTGCCCGTACAGCGGGCAGATGGTTCGCGGGCAGGGGGCGGCCATCGGTCAGCGCATTGAATCCGGCCGACTCCGGGTCGACCTACGCCTTGTCGCCTTCCTCGACAAGTACTCGGCCAGTACCGACTACGACCGGCGCGCGATCGACGCGGCCTTCACAGTCGCCGACCAATCACGCACCAGCGCCACCATCTGGGGGTTCATCGAGCAGATCTATGCCGCCGATCAGCAGCCCAAAGAGGGTGGCGCAACGGATCTGACCAATGACCAGCTCGCCACACTGGCCGATCGCGTCGGCGCACCACAGTCCGCACAGGACATGATCAGGGATGGGTCGCCGTCGTCATTCGACCCCGGCGCGATCGCCGCGCACAATCTCGATTTGCTCAAGCAGTTTCCGGAACCCGGTGTGCCGCTGGTGGTTATCGCCGGCAAGCCGCTCGACGGCAACTCCGATTGGCTGACCGGACTCGGGTGA
- the nei2 gene encoding endonuclease VIII Nei2, which translates to MPEGDTVRRTATALDRALAGKTLTRCDIRVPSFATVDLTGGTVEEVIARGKHLFIRVGGASIHSHLSMEGAWRLGAARVAPHRIRAVLATADTRATGIDLGLLEVLDRGQDMESVAHLGPDLLGADWDAELAVTNLLTDPDRPLAVALLDQRNLAGIGNVYANELCFVTGIAPDSPVSAVPDLARLVARARQMLSANLSRSIRVTTGDTHRGRELWVYGRAGLPCRRCGTAILTATVGRRIAFWCGSCQR; encoded by the coding sequence GTGCCCGAAGGGGACACCGTGCGGCGCACCGCCACCGCCCTGGATCGGGCGCTGGCCGGAAAGACATTGACCCGCTGCGATATCCGGGTGCCGAGTTTCGCGACCGTGGACCTGACCGGCGGCACCGTCGAGGAGGTGATCGCCCGCGGCAAGCACCTGTTCATCCGGGTCGGCGGCGCGAGCATCCACTCACACCTGTCGATGGAGGGCGCGTGGCGCCTGGGCGCCGCGCGGGTGGCGCCGCACCGGATCCGGGCGGTGCTGGCCACCGCCGACACCCGCGCCACCGGTATCGACCTGGGACTGCTGGAGGTGCTGGATCGCGGGCAGGACATGGAGTCCGTCGCGCATCTGGGCCCGGACCTGCTCGGTGCGGACTGGGACGCCGAGCTCGCCGTCACCAACCTGCTCACCGACCCGGACCGGCCACTGGCCGTCGCGCTGCTCGATCAACGCAATCTCGCCGGGATCGGCAACGTGTACGCCAACGAGCTGTGTTTCGTCACCGGCATCGCCCCGGATTCCCCGGTCTCGGCCGTGCCCGATCTTGCACGGTTGGTAGCCCGGGCCCGGCAGATGTTGTCGGCCAACCTGTCCCGCTCGATCCGGGTCACCACCGGCGATACTCACCGCGGCCGGGAACTGTGGGTGTACGGCCGCGCCGGGCTGCCGTGCCGCCGCTGCGGCACCGCGATCCTGACCGCCACCGTCGGCCGGCGAATCGCCTTCTGGTGCGGATCCTGTCAGCGCTGA